A genomic stretch from Desulfotignum balticum DSM 7044 includes:
- a CDS encoding KilA-N domain-containing protein, giving the protein MAKIEVQGREITVISTDQQDYISLTDMVRNIENGLSLIEKWLRNKNTIEFLGIWEEIYNPDFNSPEFEGIKNQAGLNRFVLSVKQWVAKTNSK; this is encoded by the coding sequence ATGGCTAAAATTGAAGTTCAGGGAAGAGAAATTACCGTTATTTCAACGGATCAGCAGGATTATATATCTTTAACCGATATGGTGAGAAATATTGAAAATGGGCTTTCGCTGATCGAAAAATGGTTGAGAAATAAAAACACCATTGAATTTTTGGGCATCTGGGAAGAAATCTATAATCCGGATTTTAATTCCCCCGAATTCGAGGGAATTAAAAATCAGGCCGGATTAAACCGTTTTGTTCTTTCGGTGAAACAATGGGTAGCAAAAACAAATTCTAAATGA
- a CDS encoding UbiA-like polyprenyltransferase — translation MLKQKILDYGKMIKFSHTVFALPFALSAVVLAWQTHVPSLWELFLILVAMVGARSAAMGFNRIVDADIDKKNPRTAVREIPSGVLTRSQALIFVGMSSLLFVGAAALLSPLCFGLSFPLLGLLFFYSFTKRFTALCHLVLGFVISLAPVGAWVALTGTLNWGIVMLAAALWFYIAGFDILYACQDIDFDRKQGLFSLPVLVGPVRAMQISTLFHVLFLVFLLGLFPAFDMHTVFLVFWAMIAVLIVLEHRLVKPDDLSRIDMAFFHVNSAVSVILFAGIFIETFF, via the coding sequence ATGTTGAAACAAAAAATTCTGGATTACGGGAAAATGATCAAATTTTCCCATACCGTGTTTGCCCTGCCGTTTGCTTTGTCTGCCGTGGTTCTGGCCTGGCAGACCCATGTGCCTTCCTTATGGGAGTTGTTTCTGATTCTGGTGGCCATGGTGGGGGCCCGGTCTGCGGCCATGGGATTCAACCGGATCGTGGATGCGGATATTGACAAAAAAAATCCCCGGACCGCTGTCAGAGAAATTCCCAGCGGGGTGTTGACCCGGTCCCAGGCCCTGATCTTTGTGGGGATGTCATCGCTGCTGTTTGTGGGGGCTGCGGCGTTGTTGTCGCCTTTGTGTTTCGGGCTGTCGTTTCCGTTGCTGGGACTGCTGTTTTTCTATTCCTTTACCAAGCGGTTCACTGCCTTATGTCATCTGGTGCTGGGATTTGTCATCTCCCTGGCGCCGGTGGGGGCCTGGGTGGCGCTCACCGGAACGCTCAACTGGGGCATTGTCATGCTGGCGGCGGCACTCTGGTTTTATATTGCCGGATTCGATATCCTGTATGCCTGCCAGGACATCGATTTTGACCGAAAACAGGGGTTGTTTTCTCTGCCGGTTCTGGTGGGGCCGGTTCGGGCCATGCAGATTTCCACCCTGTTTCATGTTCTGTTTCTGGTATTTTTGCTGGGACTGTTTCCGGCATTTGACATGCACACGGTTTTTCTGGTTTTCTGGGCAATGATCGCTGTCTTGATCGTGCTGGAGCACCGTCTGGTCAAACCGGATGATCTGTCCCGCATCGATATGGCTTTCTTTCATGTCAATTCTGCGGTTTCCGTGATCTTGTTTGCCGGGATTTTCATTGAAACCTTTTTTTAA
- a CDS encoding class I SAM-dependent methyltransferase, translated as MGYVFDFKEATHYDAWFSQPGNRHCFDLEIKLLLDLMDLRSGQRVLDIGCGTGMSLVPLLNRGLSLTGVDPSTYMLDIAHERLGNSVDLHRCSAEDLPFEDNAFDTAFFFTSLEFADRPAKAVEEACRVARERVVIGVLNRHAPVNFCRRCKGFVFPSIYSHTRFFSIWELKRMLFSILGDVPVYWRTTGQFPFIRGRIISAVENNSWVQRSIFGTFIGMRIKPVPKFRVRPLPLKIKKHKIQNRATGLATSSRARSRD; from the coding sequence ATGGGATATGTGTTTGATTTCAAAGAGGCAACCCATTATGATGCCTGGTTTTCTCAACCGGGCAACCGGCATTGCTTTGATCTTGAAATCAAACTGCTTCTGGATCTCATGGATCTGAGATCCGGTCAGCGGGTTCTGGATATCGGGTGCGGCACAGGCATGAGTCTTGTGCCGCTGCTGAACCGTGGATTGAGCCTGACCGGTGTGGACCCGTCCACATATATGCTGGATATAGCCCATGAGCGGCTGGGTAACAGCGTGGACCTGCACCGGTGTTCGGCCGAGGATCTGCCTTTTGAAGACAATGCCTTTGACACGGCTTTTTTTTTCACCAGCCTGGAATTTGCGGACCGTCCGGCCAAAGCGGTTGAAGAAGCGTGCCGGGTGGCCCGGGAACGGGTGGTGATCGGCGTTTTGAACCGCCATGCCCCCGTGAATTTCTGCCGCCGGTGCAAGGGATTTGTTTTTCCCAGTATCTATTCCCATACCCGGTTTTTCAGTATCTGGGAACTCAAACGGATGCTGTTCAGTATTCTGGGGGATGTCCCGGTTTACTGGCGGACCACGGGCCAGTTTCCGTTTATCCGGGGGCGGATCATATCTGCGGTTGAAAATAATTCATGGGTTCAGAGATCCATTTTCGGTACATTCATCGGCATGCGCATCAAGCCGGTGCCCAAGTTCAGGGTTCGGCCATTGCCGTTGAAAATCAAGAAACATAAAATACAGAACCGTGCCACCGGGCTGGCGACCTCCTCCCGGGCACGGTCCAGAGATTGA
- a CDS encoding type I restriction-modification system subunit M — protein sequence MAKKKKTPAEEPIEKQLWKAADKLRKNIDAAEYKHIVLGLIFLKYISDAFEALYDKLKQGEGEYAGADPEDKDEYRAETVFFVPSTARWGFLQTQAKQPTIGKTVDEAMDAIEKENPSLRGVLPKVYARGNLDPANLGGLIDLVGNIAWGNAKSRSADVLGHVFEYFLGEFALAEGKKGGQFYTPRSVVELLVEMLEPHQGRVFDPCCGSGGMFVQSEKFVQSHQGRVNDISIYGQESNQTTWRLAKMNLAIRGIDSSQVKWNNEGSFLNDVHKDLKADYVIANPPFNDSDWSGDLLRKDGRWQHGAPPAGNANYAWIQHFLYHLNPTGQAGFVLAKGSLTSKSSGEGDIRKELIEARLIDCIVNMPPKLFLNTQIPACLWFCSRNKANGKFRNRVDEILFIDARNMGHLINRRTKEFSEQDIRIIADTYHNWRNPDGDYEDVKGFCNSATIDRVRDLDYVLTPGRYVGLALEEDDFDFKERFDMLKAELSGQLKEEERLNALILENLGKVRVNG from the coding sequence ATGGCAAAAAAGAAAAAGACCCCCGCCGAAGAACCCATAGAAAAACAACTCTGGAAAGCCGCCGACAAACTGCGGAAAAACATCGATGCCGCCGAATACAAACACATAGTCCTGGGTCTGATTTTTCTCAAGTATATTTCAGATGCCTTTGAGGCCCTGTATGACAAACTGAAGCAAGGCGAGGGGGAATACGCCGGGGCCGATCCGGAAGACAAGGATGAATACCGGGCGGAAACCGTTTTTTTTGTCCCTTCAACGGCCCGGTGGGGATTTCTTCAGACCCAGGCCAAACAGCCCACCATCGGTAAAACCGTGGATGAGGCCATGGATGCCATTGAAAAAGAAAATCCCTCATTGCGGGGAGTATTGCCCAAGGTATATGCCCGTGGCAACCTGGACCCCGCCAACCTGGGCGGTCTCATTGACCTGGTGGGGAACATTGCCTGGGGTAATGCCAAATCCCGGAGTGCCGATGTACTGGGCCATGTGTTCGAATATTTCCTGGGGGAATTTGCCCTGGCAGAAGGGAAAAAGGGCGGTCAGTTTTACACCCCCCGAAGCGTTGTGGAACTTCTGGTGGAAATGCTGGAGCCCCATCAAGGCCGGGTATTTGATCCATGCTGTGGTTCCGGCGGCATGTTTGTGCAGTCTGAAAAATTTGTACAGAGCCATCAGGGCCGGGTCAACGACATCTCCATATACGGCCAGGAAAGCAACCAGACCACATGGCGGCTGGCAAAGATGAATCTGGCCATCCGGGGGATCGACAGCTCCCAGGTGAAATGGAACAATGAAGGGTCGTTTCTCAATGATGTCCACAAGGACCTGAAGGCCGACTATGTGATAGCCAATCCGCCATTCAATGACAGCGACTGGAGCGGAGACTTGCTCAGAAAAGATGGCCGGTGGCAACACGGGGCACCGCCTGCCGGAAATGCCAATTATGCCTGGATACAGCACTTTCTGTATCATTTGAATCCCACGGGTCAGGCCGGGTTCGTTCTGGCCAAAGGGTCTTTGACGTCCAAAAGTTCCGGAGAAGGGGATATCCGAAAGGAACTCATCGAGGCCCGGCTGATCGACTGTATTGTCAATATGCCGCCCAAACTGTTCCTGAATACCCAGATACCGGCCTGCCTCTGGTTTTGCAGCAGAAACAAGGCCAACGGTAAATTCCGGAACCGGGTGGATGAAATCCTGTTCATCGATGCCCGGAACATGGGTCATCTCATCAACCGCCGGACCAAAGAGTTTTCAGAACAAGACATCAGGATTATTGCCGACACCTACCATAACTGGCGGAACCCGGATGGGGACTATGAGGATGTCAAAGGGTTCTGCAATTCCGCAACTATCGACCGGGTCCGGGACCTGGATTATGTGCTCACACCGGGGCGGTATGTGGGATTGGCCCTGGAAGAGGACGATTTTGACTTCAAGGAGCGGTTTGACATGCTGAAGGCGGAACTTTCCGGACAGCTGAAAGAGGAAGAACGGCTGAATGCGTTGATTTTGGAGAATCTGGGGAAGGTGAGGGTTAATGGCTAA
- a CDS encoding restriction endonuclease subunit S: MTDYLLSEIAEIVDCEHKTAPKVEVSEYLSVRTTDISNGRLNYENANRVSEKIYFEWIKRATPEPGDIILAREAPVGEAGWIDTGYKVCLGQRTVLIKIHHNEVYKKFALYYLVNPETKYDLQSRSTGSVVAHLNMKDIRAFEISLPPLPEQKAIASVLSSLDDKIDLLHRQNKTLEAMAETLFRQWFVEEARDDWEEGSLFGIIDLLGGGTPKTSIPEYWDGSIPWLSGGDIASNHKSFVQDTPKHITEKGLCNSSAKLLPKYATVISARGTVGKYCMLSQPMAFSQSNYGILPKNSENYFFTYLLINHVVEELQSSAYGSVFDTITTATFKELEVLLPPMEEIFQFENSVSSFFEKMLLNNTQIRTLEKLRDTLLPKLMSGEVRVKYEH, translated from the coding sequence GTGACCGATTATCTTTTATCAGAAATTGCAGAAATTGTGGATTGCGAGCACAAAACTGCCCCAAAGGTCGAAGTGAGTGAGTATTTATCGGTAAGGACAACAGATATTTCCAATGGAAGATTGAATTATGAAAACGCAAATAGGGTCTCCGAAAAAATATATTTTGAATGGATTAAGCGAGCTACACCCGAACCCGGTGATATCATTTTGGCACGGGAAGCCCCGGTTGGGGAAGCAGGATGGATAGATACAGGGTATAAGGTTTGTTTAGGGCAGAGAACAGTTTTAATAAAAATTCATCACAATGAAGTATACAAAAAGTTTGCTTTGTACTACTTGGTTAACCCAGAAACAAAATATGACCTTCAGTCCCGTTCAACAGGAAGTGTAGTCGCGCATCTTAACATGAAAGATATCAGAGCTTTTGAGATATCGCTCCCTCCACTCCCCGAACAAAAAGCCATCGCCTCGGTCCTTTCCAGCCTTGATGACAAAATAGACCTGCTGCACCGCCAGAATAAAACCCTTGAAGCCATGGCGGAAACGCTTTTCAGACAGTGGTTTGTGGAGGAGGCGCGGGATGATTGGGAGGAGGGTAGCCTTTTTGGAATTATTGATTTGCTTGGTGGAGGCACTCCCAAAACTTCAATACCCGAATACTGGGATGGAAGTATCCCATGGTTATCGGGAGGTGATATTGCATCCAATCATAAATCTTTTGTACAAGATACCCCAAAACATATTACAGAAAAAGGGCTGTGTAATAGTTCGGCGAAATTATTGCCGAAATATGCTACTGTAATTTCAGCGAGAGGGACTGTTGGAAAATATTGTATGCTTTCACAACCGATGGCTTTCAGCCAATCAAATTATGGAATATTGCCGAAAAATTCTGAGAACTATTTCTTTACATACTTGCTCATCAATCATGTTGTAGAGGAACTACAGTCTTCAGCGTATGGAAGTGTTTTTGACACAATCACAACGGCTACATTTAAAGAACTCGAAGTGTTGTTACCGCCTATGGAAGAGATTTTTCAATTTGAAAATTCTGTTTCATCCTTTTTTGAAAAAATGCTGTTGAATAATACCCAAATCCGCACCCTCGAAAAACTACGGGACACCCTCCTGCCCAAACTCATGAGCGGTGAGGTCCGGGTGAAATACGAGCATTAA
- a CDS encoding CCA tRNA nucleotidyltransferase: MSGMPEPVLEILGLLQQNGIPAFVVGGAVRDMCLGRQPKDVDICADASVDTLKAVFAHHPVRVVGNTFSVCLVHDIEVAPSRAASHQFPEDDLAMRDFTVNAMAYDPLENRLVDPFNGRSDLENRIIRFTGDPAARILEDPVRMIRGCRFKVLLSAKFSDAAQKAIYDHAGSLTPDIPGERIRNELIKAMALPTPSDFFHCLHGTGLLAGILPSLDRCHGLDGGPFHGETVFEHCLLVGDALPPGQPLLRLAGFLHDVGKADAQGIKDGRITFHSHETRVDALTADLDRLRFSVREKAYILALVQCHMRPLASKTRPKSVRRLLAMLAQNHLSFQDFMRMRIADKKGNLAKSPYTLADIRDRVEKVRHEMARQTAFHPDDLKISGQDIMQVKQIPPGPAVGRIKNRMFEKVLEDPALNTREHLLAMLQDMD, encoded by the coding sequence ATGTCTGGGATGCCGGAACCGGTCCTGGAGATCCTGGGCCTGCTGCAACAAAACGGAATACCCGCCTTTGTGGTGGGCGGCGCAGTGCGGGACATGTGTCTGGGCCGGCAACCCAAGGATGTGGATATTTGTGCCGATGCGTCCGTTGATACCCTCAAGGCAGTGTTTGCCCATCACCCGGTCCGTGTTGTCGGCAACACGTTTTCCGTATGTCTGGTCCATGACATCGAGGTGGCACCCTCCCGGGCCGCATCCCATCAATTTCCTGAAGATGATCTGGCCATGCGGGATTTCACCGTCAATGCCATGGCATATGATCCCCTGGAGAACCGCCTTGTGGATCCCTTCAACGGCCGGTCGGATCTGGAAAACCGCATCATTCGATTTACAGGAGACCCCGCCGCCCGGATACTGGAAGACCCGGTACGCATGATCCGGGGATGCCGGTTTAAGGTATTGTTGTCTGCAAAATTCTCAGATGCGGCTCAGAAAGCGATTTATGACCATGCCGGTTCCCTGACCCCGGATATCCCCGGGGAGCGGATCCGAAATGAATTGATCAAGGCCATGGCCCTGCCCACACCGTCTGATTTTTTTCACTGCCTGCATGGCACGGGCCTGCTGGCCGGAATACTGCCCAGCCTGGACCGGTGCCATGGGCTGGATGGCGGTCCGTTTCACGGAGAAACCGTTTTTGAACATTGTCTGCTGGTGGGAGATGCCCTGCCTCCCGGGCAGCCCCTGCTGAGACTGGCCGGATTTCTGCATGATGTGGGCAAGGCAGATGCCCAGGGGATTAAAGACGGCCGGATCACATTTCACAGCCATGAAACCCGCGTGGATGCTTTGACAGCCGATCTGGACCGGCTGCGGTTTTCTGTTCGGGAAAAAGCCTATATCCTGGCCCTGGTCCAATGCCATATGCGGCCGCTGGCTTCCAAAACCCGTCCCAAATCTGTGCGCCGCCTTCTGGCCATGCTGGCACAGAACCATTTGAGTTTTCAGGATTTCATGCGAATGCGCATTGCGGACAAAAAAGGAAACCTGGCCAAATCTCCCTATACACTGGCGGATATCCGGGACCGGGTTGAAAAAGTGCGGCATGAAATGGCCCGGCAGACCGCATTCCATCCCGATGATCTAAAGATTTCCGGGCAGGACATCATGCAGGTTAAACAAATACCGCCCGGACCGGCAGTGGGCCGCATCAAAAACCGGATGTTTGAAAAAGTGCTGGAAGATCCGGCGCTTAATACCCGGGAACACCTGCTTGCGATGCTGCAGGACATGGACTGA
- the amrS gene encoding AmmeMemoRadiSam system radical SAM enzyme encodes MEAYLYDKLKNSRVRCRTCCHFCVLEPGHRGLCGVRENQDGRLMVLNYDKIIAHSVDPIEKKPIFHLKPGSRSYSIATMGCNFTCRFCQNADIAQISSEPGTRIMGRPMAPEQIVDNALAAGCQSIAYTYTEPSVFFELALDTARLAKDKGLFNIFVTNGYMSPDLIRQVAPYLDAANVDLKAFDDGFYQTFCNARLTPVKENLKRLKRAGVWVEVTTLVIPGLNDDPEELTALAGFIADDLGPDTPWHVSRFHPTHRMTDRGPTPADTVEKAWDIGKKAGLYYVYVGNLPGSSHQHTQCPHCDATVVERRGYDIVNHIKENGICPGCGALISGIY; translated from the coding sequence ATGGAAGCGTATCTGTATGACAAACTGAAAAACAGCCGGGTCCGGTGCCGGACGTGCTGTCATTTCTGTGTGCTGGAACCGGGCCATCGCGGGCTGTGCGGCGTCAGAGAAAATCAGGACGGCCGGCTTATGGTTTTGAATTATGACAAAATCATCGCCCACAGCGTGGATCCCATTGAAAAAAAACCCATTTTCCACCTCAAGCCCGGGTCCCGGTCCTATTCCATCGCCACCATGGGGTGTAATTTCACGTGCCGGTTCTGCCAGAATGCCGATATCGCCCAGATATCCAGTGAGCCGGGAACCCGGATCATGGGCAGACCCATGGCGCCGGAACAGATCGTGGACAACGCCCTGGCTGCCGGGTGCCAAAGCATTGCCTACACATATACCGAACCTTCGGTTTTTTTTGAACTGGCGTTGGATACGGCCCGTCTGGCCAAAGACAAGGGCCTGTTCAATATATTTGTCACCAACGGCTACATGAGCCCGGATCTGATCCGTCAGGTGGCCCCGTATCTGGATGCCGCCAATGTGGATTTGAAAGCGTTTGACGATGGGTTTTACCAGACTTTTTGCAATGCCCGGCTGACACCGGTGAAGGAAAACCTGAAGCGCCTGAAGCGGGCCGGGGTGTGGGTGGAGGTTACCACACTGGTGATTCCGGGACTCAATGACGATCCGGAGGAACTGACTGCTTTGGCCGGGTTCATTGCGGATGATCTGGGGCCGGACACCCCCTGGCATGTGTCCCGGTTTCATCCCACCCACCGGATGACGGACCGGGGTCCTACCCCGGCGGACACGGTGGAAAAAGCCTGGGATATCGGCAAAAAAGCCGGCCTTTACTATGTGTATGTGGGCAATCTGCCCGGCTCATCCCATCAGCACACCCAATGCCCCCATTGTGATGCAACAGTGGTGGAACGACGGGGGTATGACATCGTGAATCATATCAAAGAAAACGGTATCTGTCCCGGATGCGGCGCGTTGATATCAGGTATTTATTGA
- the serB gene encoding phosphoserine phosphatase SerB, with protein sequence MDDIVLINITGKDRPGLSACFTQILARYDVRVLDIGQSVIHEYLSLGILAAIPCKKDFSAVFKDMLFEGYKSGLTVDIKPVDPESYEHWVHAQGKERRIITILGQAITARQIAAVASVCADQGLNIDFITRLTGRISLQHPQSRPRASIQFSVSGTPKQIGAMRGRFMEISRETGVDISFHVDNIYQKNRKLVVFDMDSTLIQSEVIVELAKMAGAGPRAEQITRAAMQGEMDFKESFRQRVALLKGLTQSDLDRILQTLPLTEGAQLVTATLKRLGYKLGILSGGFTFVGDYLKETLGFDYVYANELDMEGGVVTGRVKGGIVDGEKKAALLREIAQKENLSIEQTIAVGDGANDLPMISIAGLGVAFNAKPVVRKKAASAISTTGLDGLLYLMGLHEREIRESSPNPR encoded by the coding sequence ATGGACGATATCGTACTGATCAACATCACCGGTAAGGATCGGCCCGGGCTAAGTGCCTGTTTTACCCAGATTCTGGCCCGGTATGATGTCCGGGTGCTGGATATCGGCCAGTCGGTCATCCATGAGTATCTTTCCCTGGGAATTCTGGCGGCTATTCCCTGCAAAAAAGATTTTTCCGCTGTCTTCAAAGACATGCTGTTTGAAGGGTATAAATCGGGTTTGACAGTGGATATCAAACCCGTGGATCCGGAAAGTTATGAACACTGGGTCCATGCCCAGGGCAAGGAACGCCGGATCATCACCATTTTAGGACAGGCCATCACGGCCCGGCAGATCGCGGCCGTGGCATCGGTCTGTGCCGACCAGGGCCTGAACATCGATTTTATCACCCGGCTGACCGGGCGGATTTCGCTTCAGCATCCCCAGTCCCGGCCCCGGGCCAGTATCCAGTTTTCCGTGTCCGGGACCCCGAAACAGATCGGGGCCATGCGGGGCCGGTTCATGGAAATCTCCCGGGAAACGGGTGTGGATATCTCGTTTCATGTGGACAATATTTACCAGAAAAACCGGAAACTCGTGGTGTTTGACATGGATTCCACCCTGATTCAGTCCGAAGTGATCGTGGAACTGGCAAAAATGGCCGGAGCCGGTCCCCGGGCGGAACAGATCACCCGGGCCGCCATGCAGGGGGAAATGGATTTCAAGGAAAGTTTCCGTCAGCGGGTGGCATTGCTCAAAGGCTTGACACAGTCGGACCTGGACCGGATTCTTCAAACCCTGCCTTTAACCGAAGGGGCCCAACTGGTCACTGCCACGCTCAAGCGCCTGGGCTATAAACTGGGCATTCTGTCCGGCGGATTCACTTTTGTGGGGGACTATCTCAAGGAAACCCTGGGATTTGATTATGTTTATGCTAATGAACTGGACATGGAAGGCGGGGTGGTGACGGGCCGGGTTAAAGGCGGGATCGTGGACGGTGAGAAAAAAGCCGCCCTGTTGCGGGAAATCGCCCAAAAAGAAAACCTGTCCATTGAACAGACCATTGCCGTGGGAGACGGGGCCAATGACCTGCCCATGATCTCCATCGCTGGCTTAGGCGTGGCATTCAATGCCAAACCCGTGGTGCGCAAGAAAGCGGCCAGCGCCATCTCCACCACGGGCCTGGACGGGCTGTTGTATCTCATGGGGCTTCATGAAAGAGAAATCCGGGAATCCAGCCCTAACCCCAGATAA